The proteins below are encoded in one region of Sebastes fasciatus isolate fSebFas1 chromosome 16, fSebFas1.pri, whole genome shotgun sequence:
- the LOC141753154 gene encoding rho GTPase-activating protein 24-like translates to MGLSCFKSWKHDSTGHKGNRDVLASPGSYFFLSNSAGQGDEWLKSLNKGVWIPFTGVFGQRLEETVLYERRYGVRLVPLVVEQCVNFIRERGLQEVGLFCQPGQASLMKELQEAFDAGERPSFDSGTDVHTVASLLKLYLRQLPEPLVPYRRYQDFLLCAQKLSSDRTLVLGELRNLLHELPVANFNLLSFICQFLNEVQSHSSSNKMSGQNLATVFGPNILRAKAEDPQTIMGGAALVQVLMLELIREHESLFAKVPTAASARPPGGLRASPSALRQPHLHPPPCLRQLSMPLIVERSRETAADEQNPSCAYSASAKSDLSSGQKRLLGHRYTSSHPENCFYPLPSSSQPLQHHSDRHNVDYHQRHAGQGPSSANVQASTTSLELQHPLPDSSKPRAMLMSWVKAWPGPGEAGAGFWSSGAAEEEGAAPGAASGGSSEGQEDSNLSAYDNLDRPSPRQRLEEVTGGHFETNDPGGQIGCCEEEVELEEAGQTRRSSSSWSSCEVLPLDESSNAVVSPDLSPKTPKRLPSGQVAEEENSDDDDHEDNNEDNDDDDDDDDDVHHPNSPASCSVPSDSPLSMGSSEVFLPSAPPDLQGPEPQSQPRDAHSLLAKLRHQMAQQRAEYQARIQRLERCNDVLERQVAVLRVGLEQQRRSRSVAEIKIRNMERAKEDADQRNSTLQREMELFFQMYGDIKRRGGDEGGRGGGSL, encoded by the exons gtaacAGAGACGTGTTGGCCAGCCCAGGCTCGTACTTCTTCCTGTCTAACAGCGCCGGTCAGGGTGACGAGTGGCTCAAGAGCCTCAACAAGGGAGTCTGGATCCCTttcacag GGGTGTTTGGTCAGCGCCTGGAGGAGACGGTGCTGTATGAGCGACGTTATGGGGTGCGTTTAGTTCCTCTGGTGGTGGAGCAGTGTGTGAACTTCATCCGGGAGCGCGGCCTGCAAGAAGTGGGCTTGTTTTGCCAGCCGGGACAGGCCAGTCTGATGAAAGAGCTGCAGGAGGCGTTTGATGCAGGGGAGAGGCCGTCCTTCGACAG TGGCACAGACGTCCACACGGTGGCGTCGCTGCTGAAGCTCTACCTCCGACAGCTGCCGGAGCCTCTGGTTCCTTACCGACGCTACCAGGACTTCCTGCTCTGTGCTCAGAAGCTGTCGAGTGACCGCACACTG GTTTTGGGGGAGTTGAGGAATCTTCTTCATGAGTTGCCAGTTGCAAACTTCAACCTGCTCAGCTTTATCTGCCA gttTCTAAATGAGGTCCAGAGTCACTCCAGCAGTAACAAGATGAGCGGCCAGAACTTGGCCACTGTGTTCGGGCCAAACATCCTCCGAGCCAAAGCTGAAGACCCGCAAACCATCATGGGAG GTGCAGCACTGGTCCAGGTGCTGATGTTGGAGCTGATCAGAGAGCACGAGTCTCTGTTTGCCAAAGTCCCCACAGCTGCATCCGCCCGTCCACCTGGAGGGTTGCGTGCATCACCAAGTGCTCTGAGGCAGCCTCATCTCCACCCGCCGCCCTGCCTCCGCCAGCTGTCTATGCCGCTCATCGTAGAGCGCTCCAGAGAGACCGCCGCAGACGAACAGAACCCCAG CTGCGCCTACTCTGCTTCCGCCAAATCAGACTTGTCCTCTGGCCAGAAGAGACTCCTCGGCCATCGCTACACCTCCTCCCACCCGGAGAACTGCTTCTACCCCCTGCCCTCCTCCAGTCAGCCCCTTCAGCACCACTCTGACAGACACAACGTAGATTATCACCAGCGCCACGCTGGCCAAGGGCCATCCTCTGCAAACGTCCAAGCCTCTACAACCAGCCTGGAGCTACAACATCCACTGCCAGACAGCTCCAAGCCCAGAGCGATGCTCATGAGCTGGGTAAAGGCCTGGCCTGGCCCAGGAGAGGCAGGCGCTGGTTTCTGGAGCTCCGGTGCTGCAGAGGAAGAGGGTGCAGCGCCAGGAGCAGCCAGCGGGGGCAGCAGTGAGGGTCAGGAGGACAGCAACCTTTCTGCCTACGACAACCTGGACAGACCGTCTCCACGTCAGAGGTTGGAAGAAGTTACCGGTGGACATTTTGAAACCAATGATCCGGGGGGTCAAATTGGATGTtgtgaagaggaggtggagctggaggaggcgGGGCAGACAAGGCGCTCCTCCTCTTCATGGTCTTCCTGCGAGGTTCTACCATTGGACGAGAGCAGTAATGCTGTGGTTAGCCCTGACTTGTCGCCAAAGACACCTAAAAGGTTGCCTTCAGGTCAGGTAGCAGAAGAGGAAAACAGTGATGATGACGATCATGAAGACAACAATGAagacaatgatgatgatgatgatgatgatgatgacgtccACCACCCTAACTCCCCAGCCTCCTGTTCTGTACCCAGTGACAGCCCTCTCAGTATGGGCAGCTCGGAGGTGTTCCTCCCCTCTGCTCCTCCAGACCTCCAGGGGCCTGAGCCTCAGTCACAACCCAGGGACGCTCACTCACTCCTGGCCAAGCTGCGGCATCAGATGGCCCAGCAGAGGGCCGAGTACCAGGCCAGGATACAGAG GTTGGAGCGCTGCAACGACGTCCTGGAGCGGCAGGTTGCCGTACTGCGGGTCGGACTAGAGCAGCAGAGGCGCAGCCGCAGCGTCGCCGAGATCAAGATCCGCAACATGGAGCGAGCCAAAGAGGACGCCGACCAACGCAACAGCACgctgcagagagagatggagctgTTCTTCCAGATGTACGGAGATATcaaaagaagaggaggggatgaaggcggaagaggaggagggagtctCTGA